One stretch of Solenopsis invicta isolate M01_SB chromosome 16, UNIL_Sinv_3.0, whole genome shotgun sequence DNA includes these proteins:
- the LOC105199510 gene encoding uncharacterized protein LOC105199510 translates to MGKEESLEHNKLLVELSNKEESKLQGILWNPNKNTLHYRSPPGNVGKKITKTVGRNIKVVRSVRASRANRPLWLKSDKKEWPLSSVELREDLISEERSDTVVATTLVNKTFTLYDKDSVLQVGGKLRNAQLMEDMQNPIILPARHQLTRLIIIWNHERLFHTGSQATLTATRKEYWPVSGKSEIKKLVKGCIKCRKASPASNQQIMGQLPAARVNAVRPFLNTGVDYCGPLFVRDRVKRSNKQYKAYVTVFVCTATKAVHLELVENMTTKSFIGALNRLTAKRGKVQNTYVLRQRHQFSWSGSRVAKMDSISRIQRKSYWSCSPGAYKLAFLPFRAPHFGEILEAAYDQ, encoded by the exons ATGGGTAAAG AGGAATCATTAGAACATAATAAACTATTAGTAGAATTGAGCAATAAAGAAGAATCAAAATTACAAGGAATTCTTTGGAATCCAAATAAAAACACACTGCATTACAGGAGTCCGCCGGGAAATGTagggaaaaaaataacaaaaacggTTGGCAGAAATATCAAGGTTGTTCGATCTGTTAGAGCTAGCAGGGCCAATC GTCCGCTATGGTTAAAGTCAGACAAGAAAGAATGGCCTTTGTCAAGTGTTGAACTAAGAGAAGACTTGATAAGTGAAGAGCGGAGCGATACTGTAGTTGCAACAACGTTAGTCAACAAAACGTTCACTTTATACG ACAAGGACAGCGTGTTACAAGTCGGGGGAAAACTAAGAAACGCTCAGCTAATGGAAGACATGCAGAATCCCATTATTTTACCAGCGCGACATCAGTTGACAAGACTAATCATAATATGGAATCACGAAAGACTTTTCCATACGGGATCACAAGCAACTTTAACAGCGACAAGAAAAGAATATTGGCCGGTGTCAGGAAAAAGCGAAATAAAAAAGCTCGTAAAAGGATGCATAAAATGCCGAAAAGCATCTCCAGCTTCAAATCAGCAAATTATGGGTCAATTACCAGCCGCTCGAGTTAACGCAGTAAGACCGTTTCTAAATACGGGGGTAGATTATTGCGGACCCTTGTTTGTAAGGGATAGAGTGAAAAGAAGCAACAAACAATACAAAGCATACGTTACAGTTTTCGTATGCACGGCGACAAAAGCAGTACATCTGGAGTTGGTGGAAAATATGACAACCAAGTCATTTATCGGAGCTCTCAACAGGTTAACGGCCAAGCGCGGCAAGGTGCAAAATACCTATGTACTTCGACAACGGCACCAATTTTCATGGAGCGGATCGCGAGTTGCAAAAATGGATTCAATCAGCAGAAttcaaagaaaaagttattgGAGCTGCAGTCCAGGAGCATATAAATTGGCATTTTTACCGTTTAGAGCACCACATTTTGGAGAAATTTTGGAGGCGGCTTACGATCAATGA